A region from the Solibacillus sp. FSL H8-0523 genome encodes:
- a CDS encoding GNAT family N-acetyltransferase, producing the protein MKFQTNIDNITETMLNGFFVDWPNPPNPETHLTLLQNSAHIVLAIDDEKNQVVGFITAISDGVLSAYIPLLEVLPTFKNQGIGKQLVEQMLAQLQDIYMIDLCCDDDLVPYYEHFGLFKGNAMLKRNYHMQTGKQS; encoded by the coding sequence ATGAAATTTCAAACAAACATAGACAATATTACAGAAACGATGCTAAACGGCTTTTTTGTCGATTGGCCAAATCCGCCAAATCCCGAAACGCATTTAACACTATTACAAAATAGTGCGCATATTGTGCTCGCGATTGACGACGAAAAAAACCAAGTGGTCGGATTTATTACAGCAATTAGTGATGGTGTGCTTAGTGCATACATTCCCTTGCTTGAAGTGTTACCAACCTTTAAAAATCAAGGCATTGGCAAGCAGTTAGTTGAACAAATGCTTGCACAGCTTCAAGACATTTATATGATTGATTTGTGCTGTGACGATGATTTAGTGCCGTATTACGAACATTTCGGATTGTTTAAAGGCAATGCGATGCTAAAGCGGAACTATCATATGCAGACAGGAAAACAATCATAA